One genomic segment of Arthrobacter sp. Marseille-P9274 includes these proteins:
- a CDS encoding IS3 family transposase, which translates to MKVQAIIALKADFSLPVLLQVAGLARSTFFYHQARLRAPDPKEAIKTAATKIFTNNHGRYGHRRIHTELTKQGWTIAKKTVLKLMRSLQLVCKVRQKKRYNSYQGEQGKTAPNLLNRDFDADAPNQKWVTDVTEFRVDGRKLYLSPVMDLFDRQIVSYTVGLSPNLALTNTSLRIALRTLEHEQKPIVHSDQGFQYQHASWRRLLQHANAIQSMSRKGNCYDNAVMENFFGHLKEELFHHVRFLSTSALESALHDYIRWYNTERISTKLEGLSPVQYRAQALAA; encoded by the coding sequence GTGAAGGTTCAGGCCATCATCGCCCTCAAGGCCGACTTTTCACTCCCGGTTCTGCTGCAGGTCGCCGGCCTTGCAAGATCGACGTTCTTCTACCACCAGGCCCGACTCAGGGCTCCCGACCCGAAGGAAGCCATCAAGACCGCCGCCACGAAGATCTTCACCAACAACCACGGCAGATACGGGCACCGCCGCATCCACACTGAACTGACCAAGCAAGGCTGGACGATCGCGAAGAAAACCGTACTGAAGCTCATGCGCTCCCTGCAGCTCGTCTGCAAGGTCCGGCAAAAGAAACGCTACAACTCCTACCAAGGCGAACAGGGCAAAACTGCCCCCAACCTGCTGAACCGGGACTTCGACGCTGATGCCCCGAACCAGAAGTGGGTAACGGATGTGACCGAGTTCAGAGTCGACGGCCGAAAGCTCTACCTTTCACCCGTCATGGACCTCTTCGACCGGCAGATCGTCTCCTACACCGTCGGCCTGTCCCCGAACCTGGCGCTCACCAACACCTCACTGCGTATTGCGCTGAGAACGCTCGAGCATGAGCAGAAACCGATCGTGCACTCAGACCAGGGATTCCAATACCAGCACGCCTCATGGCGGAGACTCTTACAGCACGCCAACGCCATCCAATCGATGTCCCGCAAGGGCAACTGCTACGACAACGCAGTGATGGAAAACTTCTTCGGACACCTCAAGGAAGAACTCTTCCACCACGTCCGATTCCTCAGCACCAGCGCACTGGAATCAGCACTCCACGACTACATCCGCTGGTACAACACCGAAAGGATCTCCACAAAGCTTGAGGGCCTGAGTCCGGTGCAATACCGTGCTCAGGCCCTCGCGGCTTAG
- the aceE gene encoding pyruvate dehydrogenase (acetyl-transferring), homodimeric type: MSAGEDTSHILSGLTSQLPDRDPEETAEWVESLDQLIQSQGTERAQFIMRSLLQRAGAQSVGVPMVTTTDYVNTIPVDQEPAFPGDEEIERRYRAWMRWNAAMLVHRAQRPEIGVGGHISTYAGAATLYEVGYNHFFRGKDHPGGGDQIFFQGHASPGMYARAFMEGRLTEEDLDGFRQEKSREGHALPSYPHPRNMPHFWEFPTVSMGIGPANAIYQAQVNRYLHNRGIKDTSDQHVWAFLGDGEMDEPDSRGFLQLAANEKLDNLTFVINCNLQRLDGPVRGNGKIIQELEAFFRGAGWNVIKVVWGREWDSLLGKDNDGALVDIMNSTLDGDYQTYKAESGGFVREHFFGKTPQTKDMVADMTDEQIWNLKRGGHDYHKVYAAYKAATEFKGKPTVILAQTVKGYGLGTHFEGRNATHQMKKLTLDDLKGFRDHLRIPISDEALEADPYRPPYYHPGQDAPEIKYMMERRAALGGAVPERRTKHTALHLPGDKAYEVAKRGSGKQQAATTMAFVRLLKDLMRDKDFGARVVPIIPDEARTFGMDSFFPTAKIYNPKGQNYLSVDRDLVLAYKESPQGQILHTGINEAGSTSALTAAGTSYATHGEPLVPIYIFYSMFGFQRSGDFFWAAADQMARGFVIGATAGRTTLTGEGLQHADGHSPLLASTNPAVVTYDPAYGYEIGHIMKSGLERMYGGNHPDPNVMYYLTVYNEPIVQPAEPEELDVEGLVKGIYLLAPAKIDGPRTQLLASGVSVPWALEAQQILAEDWNVSADVWSVTSWNELRREAVAAEEEAFLNPGQEARKPFVAQQLEGATGPIVAVTDYMKSVPDQIRQFLPNEFATLGADGFGFSDTRAAARRFFKIDSHSIVVRALQMLARRGEVDQNAPREAFERYKLTDVNAGTTGNAGGES, from the coding sequence GTGAGCGCAGGAGAAGACACCTCGCACATCCTGAGCGGCCTGACAAGCCAGCTGCCGGACCGTGATCCCGAAGAGACCGCCGAATGGGTGGAGTCTCTGGACCAGCTGATCCAGTCCCAAGGCACTGAGCGGGCACAGTTCATCATGCGTTCGCTGCTGCAGCGAGCCGGCGCTCAGAGCGTTGGCGTACCCATGGTGACGACCACGGACTATGTGAACACCATTCCCGTGGACCAGGAGCCCGCCTTCCCCGGCGACGAGGAAATCGAGCGGCGCTACCGTGCATGGATGCGCTGGAACGCCGCCATGCTCGTGCACCGGGCCCAGCGGCCCGAAATCGGCGTAGGTGGACATATCTCCACGTATGCCGGCGCCGCGACGCTCTACGAAGTCGGCTACAACCACTTCTTCCGCGGGAAGGACCATCCCGGCGGCGGCGACCAGATCTTCTTCCAGGGCCACGCCTCCCCCGGCATGTACGCCCGCGCCTTCATGGAAGGCCGCTTGACCGAGGAAGACCTGGACGGCTTCCGCCAGGAGAAGTCCCGCGAGGGGCATGCGCTGCCGTCCTATCCGCACCCGCGGAACATGCCGCACTTCTGGGAATTCCCGACCGTCTCGATGGGCATCGGCCCGGCCAACGCCATCTACCAGGCGCAGGTCAACCGCTATCTGCACAACCGCGGCATCAAGGACACGTCCGACCAGCACGTCTGGGCCTTCCTGGGTGACGGCGAGATGGATGAGCCGGACTCGCGCGGCTTCCTGCAGCTGGCGGCGAACGAAAAGCTCGACAACCTCACCTTCGTGATCAACTGCAACCTTCAGCGGCTCGACGGACCGGTCCGCGGCAACGGCAAGATCATCCAGGAACTCGAAGCCTTCTTCCGCGGCGCCGGCTGGAACGTCATCAAGGTCGTCTGGGGCCGCGAGTGGGACAGCCTGCTGGGCAAGGACAACGACGGCGCCCTCGTGGACATCATGAACTCCACACTGGACGGGGACTACCAGACCTACAAGGCCGAATCCGGTGGATTCGTGCGCGAGCACTTCTTCGGCAAGACCCCGCAGACCAAGGACATGGTCGCGGACATGACCGACGAGCAGATCTGGAACCTTAAGCGCGGCGGCCACGACTACCACAAGGTCTACGCCGCCTATAAGGCTGCCACCGAGTTCAAGGGAAAGCCGACGGTCATCCTGGCCCAGACGGTCAAAGGCTACGGCCTCGGAACCCACTTCGAGGGCCGCAACGCAACCCACCAGATGAAGAAGCTGACCCTCGACGACCTGAAGGGGTTCCGCGACCACCTGCGCATCCCGATCAGCGACGAGGCGCTCGAGGCCGACCCGTACCGCCCGCCGTACTACCACCCGGGACAGGACGCTCCCGAGATCAAGTACATGATGGAGCGGCGTGCCGCCCTCGGCGGCGCCGTACCGGAGCGGCGGACGAAGCACACAGCGCTGCATCTGCCCGGAGACAAAGCCTACGAAGTCGCCAAGCGCGGTTCGGGCAAGCAGCAGGCGGCGACGACCATGGCATTCGTCCGGCTGCTGAAGGACCTGATGCGGGATAAGGACTTCGGCGCCCGCGTCGTCCCGATCATCCCGGACGAAGCCCGGACCTTCGGCATGGACTCATTCTTCCCCACGGCCAAGATCTACAACCCAAAGGGACAGAACTACCTCTCGGTCGACCGCGACCTGGTGCTCGCGTACAAGGAATCGCCGCAGGGCCAGATCCTGCACACTGGCATCAATGAGGCCGGCTCTACCTCCGCCCTCACCGCTGCCGGCACGTCCTATGCCACGCACGGCGAGCCGCTTGTGCCGATCTACATCTTCTACTCGATGTTCGGCTTCCAGCGCTCGGGCGACTTCTTCTGGGCCGCCGCGGACCAGATGGCCCGTGGCTTCGTCATCGGCGCGACCGCCGGCCGTACCACCCTGACCGGCGAAGGCCTGCAGCATGCGGACGGCCACTCGCCGTTGCTGGCCTCGACCAACCCAGCCGTCGTCACCTACGACCCGGCCTACGGTTACGAAATCGGGCACATCATGAAGTCCGGCCTGGAGCGGATGTACGGCGGGAACCACCCGGATCCCAACGTCATGTACTACCTGACCGTCTACAACGAGCCGATCGTGCAGCCTGCCGAGCCCGAAGAACTGGACGTCGAGGGGCTCGTCAAGGGCATCTACCTGCTGGCGCCGGCGAAGATCGATGGTCCCCGCACCCAGCTGCTGGCCTCCGGTGTCTCCGTTCCGTGGGCCCTCGAGGCGCAGCAGATCCTGGCCGAGGACTGGAACGTCTCCGCCGACGTCTGGTCCGTCACCAGCTGGAACGAACTGCGCCGCGAGGCGGTCGCCGCGGAGGAGGAAGCGTTCCTCAACCCCGGCCAGGAAGCGCGCAAGCCGTTCGTCGCCCAGCAGCTTGAGGGAGCCACCGGCCCGATCGTGGCCGTCACCGACTACATGAAGTCGGTGCCGGACCAGATCCGCCAGTTCCTGCCCAACGAATTCGCGACGCTCGGCGCCGACGGGTTCGGTTTCTCCGACACCCGCGCGGCGGCACGGCGCTTCTTCAAGATCGATAGCCATTCGATCGTGGTGCGGGCACTGCAGATGCTCGCCCGCCGCGGCGAGGTGGACCAGAACGCACCGCGTGAAGCCTTTGAGCGCTACAAGCTCACCGACGTCAACGCGGGAACCACAGGAAACGCCGGCGGCGAATCCTGA
- a CDS encoding class A beta-lactamase-related serine hydrolase, with the protein MPKRIAPPIAGTLAAATAATLTASSVGLAGHDGRSILASTAHAAQDVVADQVATEPPAAEPQAADGSGTREEKFRAAMAEQAAGAGQTFSVAVRDDATGQTWTYESERRYMEASVVKVSIVLSLIRQATEEGRGLSAEEIELSRQMITKSDNDATNELYARIGGNVGLDETYQLLGMSSTESGPGWGGSLTTAEDQLKVVEAVTKGTDWLDEDQRGYLVELMNSVEGSQYWGVPAGTRDAAVAVKNGWLQDEDGLWNVNSIGHVSEGNAEYSIAVLSAGSAEMDDGVSLVEDVAAIVHDL; encoded by the coding sequence ATGCCCAAACGCATTGCCCCGCCCATAGCCGGAACCCTGGCCGCCGCGACGGCCGCCACGCTCACGGCGTCCTCCGTGGGATTGGCTGGTCACGATGGCCGTTCCATCCTCGCGTCGACCGCCCACGCTGCCCAGGACGTCGTGGCGGATCAAGTGGCGACCGAGCCTCCGGCCGCCGAGCCGCAGGCTGCCGATGGCTCCGGCACCCGGGAGGAGAAGTTCCGCGCGGCCATGGCTGAGCAGGCGGCGGGGGCCGGCCAGACGTTCTCTGTGGCAGTCCGTGATGATGCCACCGGCCAGACCTGGACCTACGAGTCCGAGCGGCGCTACATGGAGGCCAGCGTGGTGAAGGTCTCCATCGTCCTGTCGCTGATCCGCCAGGCCACCGAAGAGGGCAGGGGGCTCTCGGCCGAGGAAATCGAGCTCTCGAGGCAGATGATCACGAAGAGCGACAACGACGCAACGAACGAGCTGTACGCGAGGATCGGCGGAAACGTCGGACTGGACGAGACCTACCAGCTGCTCGGGATGTCCAGTACCGAATCCGGCCCCGGCTGGGGCGGCTCGCTGACCACGGCCGAAGACCAGCTCAAGGTCGTCGAGGCGGTCACCAAAGGCACGGACTGGCTCGACGAAGACCAGCGCGGCTATCTGGTCGAGCTCATGAACTCCGTGGAGGGATCGCAGTACTGGGGCGTTCCCGCGGGAACACGCGACGCCGCCGTCGCTGTCAAGAACGGATGGCTGCAGGACGAGGACGGTCTGTGGAACGTCAACAGCATTGGCCATGTCAGCGAGGGCAACGCTGAATACAGCATCGCCGTGCTCTCGGCCGGCAGCGCCGAAATGGACGACGGCGTCTCCCTCGTGGAGGACGTAGCCGCGATCGTCCACGACCTCTAG
- a CDS encoding peroxiredoxin, giving the protein MAELTVGQPAPDFELSNQFGEPVRLSALRGEKIVLVFYPFAFSGICTGELCELRDDLESFKSENARVLGISVDHKFALRAFAEKENYDFDLLADFWPHGGVARTYDVFDDESGMATRGTFIIDAEGILRHIIVNPRTQARDIQEYHRILKEL; this is encoded by the coding sequence GTGGCGGAACTCACAGTTGGCCAGCCTGCACCGGATTTCGAGCTTTCCAACCAGTTCGGGGAGCCCGTCAGGCTGTCGGCACTGCGCGGCGAAAAGATCGTCCTGGTCTTCTACCCGTTCGCGTTCTCGGGCATCTGCACCGGTGAACTGTGCGAACTGCGCGATGATCTCGAGTCGTTCAAGAGCGAGAATGCCCGCGTCCTGGGCATTTCGGTCGACCACAAGTTCGCGCTCCGCGCCTTCGCGGAGAAGGAAAACTACGACTTCGACCTGCTGGCCGACTTCTGGCCGCACGGCGGCGTTGCCAGGACATACGACGTGTTCGACGACGAATCCGGCATGGCGACCAGGGGCACCTTCATCATCGACGCCGAGGGAATCCTTCGGCACATCATCGTGAACCCGCGGACCCAAGCGCGCGACATTCAGGAATACCACCGCATCCTCAAGGAACTCTGA
- the gndA gene encoding NADP-dependent phosphogluconate dehydrogenase: protein MSAHIGVTGLAVMGANLARNFARNGYTVALHNRSAAKTDALLENHGDEGDFIRTETLAELVEALEKPRRVLIMVKAGGPVDSVIDQLVPLLDEGDIVIDAGNSHYEDTRRREAALAEKGLHFVGIGVSGGEEGALLGPSIMPGGSRESYDSLGPMLEKIAAKYDGDPCCRWVGTDGAGHFVKMVHNGIEYADMQVIGEASDLLRSAAGLEPVQQAEVFTEWNKGPLSSFLIEITAEVLAHQDAKTGKPFIDVVVDSAGQKGTGRWTVVSALELGSPVSGIAESVFARGLSSQRDQRELAQDILVGHEDRVQVPEGFVDDVRQALFASKLVSYAQGIDMLTAAATEYGWDLKLDEIASLWRAGCIIRAELLDDIMKAYADEDKPANLLFDPAFAAAIADAVPAWRRVVATAVQLGIPVPVFSSSLAYYDGLRRKRLPAALTQGLRDLFGAHTYRRIDTGGTFHTLWSGDKSEVSAVDTH from the coding sequence ATGAGTGCACACATCGGCGTGACCGGCCTGGCCGTCATGGGCGCCAACCTTGCCCGCAACTTCGCCCGCAACGGCTACACCGTGGCGCTGCACAACCGCTCGGCAGCCAAGACGGACGCACTGCTGGAGAACCACGGCGATGAGGGCGACTTCATCCGCACGGAGACCCTCGCCGAACTGGTCGAGGCCCTCGAAAAGCCCCGCCGCGTGCTGATCATGGTCAAGGCCGGAGGGCCGGTGGATTCGGTGATCGACCAGTTGGTCCCGCTGCTGGACGAGGGCGACATCGTCATCGACGCCGGCAACTCCCATTACGAGGACACCCGGCGGCGCGAGGCGGCCCTTGCGGAGAAGGGCCTGCACTTCGTCGGCATCGGCGTCTCCGGGGGCGAGGAGGGCGCCCTGCTGGGGCCGTCCATCATGCCGGGCGGCTCGCGCGAGTCCTACGATTCCCTCGGACCGATGCTGGAGAAGATTGCCGCGAAGTACGACGGCGATCCCTGCTGCCGGTGGGTGGGTACCGACGGTGCAGGGCACTTCGTCAAGATGGTGCACAACGGCATTGAGTATGCGGACATGCAGGTCATCGGCGAGGCCTCGGACCTGCTGCGCTCGGCTGCCGGACTGGAGCCGGTCCAGCAGGCTGAGGTCTTCACCGAGTGGAACAAGGGACCGCTATCCTCGTTCCTGATCGAAATCACCGCCGAGGTCCTGGCCCACCAGGATGCGAAGACCGGGAAACCGTTTATCGACGTCGTTGTCGACTCCGCGGGCCAGAAGGGTACCGGGCGCTGGACCGTAGTGTCCGCCCTGGAACTGGGGTCCCCGGTGTCCGGGATCGCCGAGTCCGTGTTTGCCCGCGGGCTGTCCTCGCAGCGCGACCAGCGGGAACTGGCGCAGGACATCCTCGTCGGCCACGAGGACCGGGTCCAGGTGCCGGAGGGCTTCGTCGACGACGTCCGGCAGGCCTTGTTCGCCTCCAAGCTGGTCAGCTATGCGCAGGGAATCGACATGCTCACCGCCGCCGCCACCGAGTACGGCTGGGACCTGAAGCTGGATGAGATCGCCTCCCTGTGGCGGGCCGGCTGCATTATCCGCGCTGAGCTGCTGGACGACATCATGAAGGCGTACGCGGACGAGGACAAGCCCGCGAACCTGCTGTTCGACCCGGCCTTCGCCGCCGCAATCGCCGACGCCGTTCCGGCCTGGCGGCGCGTCGTCGCCACGGCGGTACAGCTGGGGATTCCGGTGCCGGTCTTCTCCAGTTCGCTGGCGTACTACGACGGCCTGCGCCGCAAGCGGCTGCCGGCCGCGCTGACGCAGGGCCTGCGCGACCTGTTCGGGGCGCACACCTACCGCCGGATCGATACCGGGGGCACCTTCCACACGCTCTGGAGCGGGGACAAGTCCGAAGTATCAGCGGTCGACACGCACTAG
- a CDS encoding DUF3052 domain-containing protein encodes MSEAETAAVDNVAGRLGFKKGDLIQEFGYDDDVDFDLRDDIEELTGSELLAEDDQEAVDSVIIWWRDGDGDLVDALMDAQTTLDAGGQVWVLTPKSGRDGYVPPSEIQEAAPTAGLHATSSAGVSDDWAAARLVSKRNKG; translated from the coding sequence GTGAGCGAGGCCGAGACCGCCGCGGTTGACAATGTGGCGGGCAGATTGGGTTTCAAAAAAGGGGACCTGATACAGGAGTTCGGCTACGACGACGACGTGGATTTTGATCTCCGCGACGACATTGAGGAACTCACCGGCTCCGAGTTGCTGGCGGAAGACGACCAGGAGGCCGTCGACTCCGTCATAATTTGGTGGCGTGATGGGGACGGCGACCTCGTCGACGCGCTGATGGATGCCCAGACCACGCTTGACGCCGGAGGCCAGGTGTGGGTCCTCACGCCTAAGTCGGGGCGCGACGGTTATGTACCGCCCTCGGAAATCCAGGAGGCCGCTCCTACCGCCGGCCTGCATGCCACGTCCTCCGCGGGTGTCTCCGACGACTGGGCAGCGGCGCGGCTGGTCAGCAAGCGGAACAAGGGGTAG
- the cysK gene encoding cysteine synthase A, translating into MARIYDDVTQIVGGTPLVRLNRLAEGLPGKVAVKLEFYNPANSVKDRIGVAIVDAAEKAGALHPGGTIVEGTSGNTGIALAMVGAARGYKVILTMPETMSTERRVMLRAFGAEIVLTPGSEGMRGALEKAKEIVASTENSIWAQQFANQANVAIHRSTTGEEIWADTEGAIDIFVAGIGTGGTITGAGGLLKERKPGLKVVAVEPQDSAILTGGTPGPHKIQGLGANFVPEILDTEVYDEVLDAPTDASVRTARELGIKEGILGGISAGAAVWAALEVAKREENAGKLIVAVVPDFGERYISTILYDDIRG; encoded by the coding sequence GCCGAAGGCCTCCCCGGCAAGGTGGCGGTCAAGCTTGAGTTCTACAACCCCGCCAACAGCGTCAAGGACCGCATCGGCGTAGCCATCGTCGACGCCGCGGAAAAGGCCGGAGCCCTGCACCCCGGCGGCACGATTGTGGAAGGCACGTCCGGCAACACCGGCATCGCGCTGGCCATGGTTGGAGCCGCCCGCGGCTACAAGGTCATCCTGACCATGCCGGAAACCATGTCCACCGAGCGCCGGGTGATGCTTCGCGCCTTCGGTGCGGAAATCGTCCTGACCCCCGGTTCCGAGGGCATGCGCGGCGCGTTGGAAAAGGCCAAGGAGATCGTCGCGAGCACGGAAAACTCCATCTGGGCGCAGCAGTTCGCGAACCAGGCGAACGTCGCCATCCACCGCAGCACCACGGGCGAGGAGATCTGGGCCGATACCGAGGGCGCGATCGATATCTTCGTGGCGGGTATCGGCACCGGCGGCACCATCACCGGCGCCGGCGGACTGCTGAAGGAGCGCAAGCCGGGCCTTAAGGTCGTCGCCGTGGAACCGCAGGACTCCGCGATCCTGACCGGTGGAACCCCGGGCCCGCACAAGATCCAGGGCCTCGGCGCCAACTTCGTTCCCGAAATCCTGGACACCGAGGTGTACGACGAGGTGCTGGACGCCCCCACCGACGCGTCGGTCCGCACGGCCCGCGAACTCGGCATCAAGGAGGGCATCCTCGGCGGCATCTCGGCCGGCGCCGCCGTTTGGGCCGCCCTGGAGGTCGCGAAGCGCGAAGAGAACGCGGGTAAGCTGATTGTGGCCGTGGTCCCGGACTTCGGAGAGCGCTATATCTCCACGATCCTGTACGACGACATCCGCGGCTGA
- a CDS encoding helix-turn-helix domain-containing protein yields MAKPTRQSYPFEFKIALVKRFLAGETAQDLAAETGLSSARLLDHWVRKYRREGADALRPKPKGRPRRPDAPPPAEPSELERLRRENERLRAEVAYLGKLRALRAPKQR; encoded by the coding sequence ATGGCCAAACCGACACGGCAGTCGTACCCGTTCGAGTTCAAGATCGCATTGGTCAAACGATTCCTTGCTGGTGAGACCGCTCAGGACCTCGCCGCGGAGACGGGCTTGTCCTCGGCTCGCCTGCTCGATCACTGGGTACGGAAGTATCGCCGGGAGGGTGCCGACGCTTTGCGCCCGAAGCCTAAGGGCAGACCACGGAGACCCGACGCTCCACCGCCTGCGGAGCCATCTGAGCTGGAACGATTGCGCCGGGAGAACGAACGGCTGCGGGCAGAAGTAGCCTACCTGGGAAAATTACGGGCCTTGAGGGCACCAAAACAACGGTGA
- the epsC gene encoding serine O-acetyltransferase EpsC — MGFTARLREDLEAARSHDPAARGQIENVLAYSGLHAIWIHRLTHRMWANQNLRFPARLLSQFGRFLTGIEIHPGAVIGRRFFIDHGMGVVIGETAEIGEDVMIYHGVTLGGRSLAKVKRHPTIGDRVVIGAGAKVLGPVVIGADSAIGANAVVVKDAPAESIITGIPATFRHRDPQKETKPAVDPAEYIDPAMWI; from the coding sequence ATGGGATTCACAGCGCGCCTGCGGGAAGACCTTGAGGCTGCGAGGTCGCACGACCCGGCGGCCCGCGGCCAGATCGAGAACGTCCTGGCCTATTCCGGTCTGCACGCGATCTGGATCCACCGGCTCACCCACCGAATGTGGGCTAACCAGAACCTGCGGTTCCCCGCCCGCCTGCTGTCGCAGTTCGGCCGGTTCCTCACCGGCATTGAAATTCACCCCGGCGCCGTGATCGGGCGGCGGTTCTTCATCGACCACGGCATGGGCGTCGTGATCGGCGAAACGGCCGAAATCGGCGAGGACGTCATGATCTACCACGGCGTGACCCTCGGCGGCCGCTCCTTGGCCAAGGTGAAGCGGCACCCGACCATCGGCGACCGCGTGGTTATCGGCGCCGGCGCCAAGGTCCTCGGACCGGTGGTCATCGGGGCCGACAGCGCCATCGGCGCCAACGCCGTCGTGGTCAAGGACGCACCGGCCGAGTCGATCATCACCGGCATCCCGGCAACGTTCCGGCATCGCGACCCGCAGAAGGAAACGAAGCCGGCCGTGGACCCGGCCGAGTACATCGACCCCGCGATGTGGATCTGA
- a CDS encoding NAD-dependent protein deacetylase, with protein MDRGQLLEVLELLSGRHLAVLTGAGLSTDSGIPDYRGPGSVPRNPMTYQQFVSDEALRRRYWARNHAGWRHMRRAEPNSGHFALAELEQRGVLTGLITQNVDRLHQAAGSRKVIDLHGRFDRVICLNCRTTVDRAALALRLEELNAGWMAGRSDAGDVAPDADADVSDTEGFVVAACEICGGMLKPDFVYFGENVPKDRVAAAYALVDAAAALLVAGSSLTVMSGLRFVRHAAKQNKPVVIINRGRTRGDDLATVKVEAGTSESLQALSAELPEPAEPASGASDWQAGPVIR; from the coding sequence ATGGACCGCGGCCAATTGCTTGAGGTGCTGGAGCTGCTCTCCGGGCGGCACCTGGCCGTCCTGACCGGGGCAGGGCTCAGCACGGACTCCGGCATCCCGGACTACCGCGGACCGGGGTCGGTGCCGCGCAATCCCATGACCTACCAGCAGTTCGTCTCCGATGAGGCGTTGCGCCGGAGGTACTGGGCGCGGAATCATGCCGGCTGGCGGCACATGCGGCGGGCGGAGCCCAATAGCGGGCATTTCGCCCTCGCGGAGCTGGAGCAGCGGGGCGTGCTGACCGGCTTGATCACCCAGAACGTTGACCGGCTGCACCAGGCCGCAGGCAGCCGAAAGGTCATCGACCTGCACGGGCGTTTCGACCGGGTAATCTGCCTCAACTGCCGGACAACGGTGGATCGCGCCGCCCTGGCGCTCCGGCTCGAGGAACTGAACGCGGGCTGGATGGCCGGTCGGTCCGATGCCGGGGACGTCGCTCCCGACGCCGATGCGGACGTCTCCGATACCGAGGGTTTTGTGGTTGCCGCCTGCGAAATCTGCGGGGGGATGCTCAAACCCGACTTCGTGTACTTCGGCGAGAACGTTCCCAAGGACCGTGTAGCGGCCGCCTACGCACTGGTGGACGCGGCGGCGGCGCTGCTGGTGGCCGGGTCGTCGCTGACCGTGATGAGCGGCCTGCGCTTCGTGCGGCACGCGGCCAAACAGAACAAGCCGGTCGTGATCATCAACCGCGGCCGGACTCGCGGAGACGACTTGGCCACGGTCAAGGTCGAGGCCGGAACCTCGGAATCGCTGCAGGCGTTGTCCGCCGAACTTCCGGAGCCCGCTGAACCTGCTTCGGGCGCGTCCGATTGGCAAGCGGGTCCGGTTATCAGGTAA